TTCAGGGCGATGTGCTGAGACTGGCGTTTGCTCCCGGCAATCATCGGCTTCGAGTGACATTTCTCAATCGCGCCGTCAAAAACCCGACTGAAGCCGACGTTGCCGTTGAAAACGGAAAAATCACGCCGCTCCGCGTCACGCTGACCGAGCTCAGTTCGACCACCGTTTTGTCGAAACAAACAACCATGGGCGGAACGCCCGCCGGACGCGGCGGCAGGCGCACCAAAATCAATAGCGATGAATCCATGATGTTTGCCATCTCCGCCATTACGGGCCATCCCATTCCTTATCAACCGAAACAGCAGATGCCGTACTCAACCCAAACCAAATGACCTATGAGCGCTGAAATTGTAAACGACACGGCCAGTACGCTGACCCTTAAGATCACGGGAAAACTCAACCAACCCGAGCTCGCCGACGCGCAAAAACGCGTCGCGGAACTTCTTCAAAGGGAGGGAAAAAAACATCTCCTCATTATTGCCGAAAATTTTCAGGGATGGGGCAAGGGCGATTGGGGAGATTTATCCGGGCAAATGATGATGGAACCTTACATCGACCGGATGGCCATCGTCGGCGAAAGGAAATGGGAAAATCTGACACTCATGTTTACCGGAAAAGGAATCCGCCGTTTGCCCATC
The nucleotide sequence above comes from Candidatus Angelobacter sp.. Encoded proteins:
- a CDS encoding STAS/SEC14 domain-containing protein, with translation MSAEIVNDTASTLTLKITGKLNQPELADAQKRVAELLQREGKKHLLIIAENFQGWGKGDWGDLSGQMMMEPYIDRMAIVGERKWENLTLMFTGKGIRRLPIEFFPTGEMSKAQAWLENG